The Agaribacterium sp. ZY112 genome includes the window AGCTTTGGTTTGTATTCCATGCTGGGTTTAGCTGTTGCCGGAATATTCTCTCTTATTGTTGTACCTGCTACGCAAATGCTTTTTATTAAAAAAAACTCACCCATGTTTTCGCCATCAAACAACGAAGAAAAGCACGATTACTTTTCCACACTGATGGCCTCACTAGGAAACCGCGTACTTAAGCATACAAAAGTAGTACTTAGTTTAGCGGCCTTAATTATTACCTTTGGCATTTGGGGAGCCTTACAGCTAGATGTCAATGAATCATGGATTGACAACTTCCGTAGCACAGAAAAAATATCGCTAGCTGATAGTGCCATAAATCAAGCCATGGACGGAAGCAACAACCTAGACATTGTTATTGAAACAAGCAACAACGAAGACTTATTTAAACCCGAAAACCTAAAACGTATAGAGGCACTACAAGCTTTTTTAGAAACGCAGTCTGGTGTTGGTGGCACAACATCGATTGTGGATTATTTAAAACAAATGCACCGCTCTCTTAATGAGAACAAAAACGATTTTTATACACTTCCCAACGATGAAACACTAATATCTCAGTACTTCTTACTCTACTCTGCCAACGGTGATCCAGCTGAATTTGAAGAAGAAATAGATTATGACTACCGACTTGCACTCATTAGAGCTCAACTGAATTCTGGACGCTACCAAGATTTCAAACCTGTTGTTGAAAATGTACAGCACTATATAGACACACAGTTTAACAACGAGCACATCAAAGCATCTTTATCGGGTCGAATCTATGTAGATTATGAATGGCTTAATAATTTACTGGGCAGCCATTATAAGGGCGTTTTATTTGCGCTGGCTTTAGTATGGTTGCTTGCATGCCTTAGTTTTAGATCCATACAAATGGGCAGCCTTGCACTGGTTCCAGTTCTACTATCTACGCTCGCCATCTATGCCTTTATGGGTTTTACAGGAATCACTTTAGCAGTAGGCACAACAATGACAGCTGCCATTGGCCTTGGTATCGGCATCGACTTCTCCATCCATACGCTTGACCGAATTAAGCTACTAATTAAAGAGCAGGGCATTCAACCCGATAAAGCGCTCGCTATGATCTACCCCAGTACAGGGCGAGCGTTATTATTTAACTTCTTTGCCGTTTTTGTAGGTTTTGGCGTACTTGGTTTAAGCCATGTGCCCCCCCTATCAAAACTAGGCATTCTAATCGCATTTGCCGTATTAGTGAGTTTTATCAGCAGCATGACAGTACTACCGGCACTCGTAAAACTATTAAAACCATCCCATCTCGGCTTTATCCAAATAGCTAATAAGAAACATACGGCATCAGAAAACGAAAAACCACTTACTACGGGAGCTAAATAATGAAAGCGTACCTACTAACTAGTTTATTTCTTTTATGCTCACACTCGGCAATATCTGGCGAACTTCCCAGTGGAGACCAAATAGCTAAAAACATTAATGCGCGCAATGAGGGGGAGTCGGTTTCACGCTTATTAACTATGAGCATGACAGACAAACGCGGAAAAACTCGAACTCGTGAGACACGCGCTTTTCGACAATATTCAGGGGAAGACAAACACACGGCAATATTCTACCTAAGCCCAAGCAACATTAAAGGAACAGCATTTTTAACCTACGACTATAACGACCTTAATAAAGATGATGATCAATGGCTATACCTTCCTGCAGCAAGGCGAGTACGGCGTATCTCCGCCTCCGATAGAGGCGACTACTTTCTTGGTACCGACTTTACCTACGAAGAAATAAAATTAGAAACACGCGTGTCTATGCTAGATTACGACAGACAATCTCTGCGTATAGATACAATAAACGGAACAGAGTGTGTTGTTGTTGAGTCGACGGTAAAGAATAAGAAGATAGCAAAAGAACTAGGAATAAGCCGAAGAGAAGACTGTGTCGACCATAAGATATGGATGGTCATCAAATCGACGCAGTGGGGGATAAATGGACATCTTCTTAAGACCATTTATTTCAAAGAGATTTACAAAGTCGACGACATATGGACCGCCCACAAAATCGAAGTAGAGAATCATAAAACCAAGCACCAAACCGTATTTACTTTTAGTGATGTCAATTACAGCGCCCCACTCGACAAGAATCTATTTACTCAAACCAGCTTGAGAAGGGGGATTTAATGCCTCAAGCAAGAAATTTAAAAGACTACTTATATATTTTAATTGCTTTTGCGCTTTTCCCATCAAAACAGGTAGCAAGTAAAGAGTTAGAAACTGCAACACACTTAAGCTATAGGGCAGCAATTAATACCGCCCATGGTCAGTCTGGCCCACAACTAAGCCAACTACAACTAACACAAGAGCTAGGTAGCCAACCACTAAAAAACATGAAATTCTTCACTAGTTTACGCTTAAGGCATAACGGCATTGAAGGCATTGGGCTGAACTACGCAGATAAAAATGCTTATAGTGATATAAGCAGACCATGGGGGAAAAACAATTACGAAGCAGAACTTAGAGAGCTATATATAGAATACGGTTTAGGCAAGCACTATGTCACGATAGGAAAACAGCAGGTAGTCTGGGGAAAAAGCGACGGATTAAAACTGCTAGATATTATTAACCCTCAACGTTTTAGCGAATTTATCTTAGAAGACTTTGATGAATCCCGAATACCAACATGGACATTAAATTACGAATACCAATTCAATAACAATCAGCTTCAGTTACTTTGGATTCCCGATACAAGCGTACATAGCTTACCCAAGATAGGTGCTGAAAATAAGGCGCGTTATGAAATCACCGCACCTCGCTACTACCCTCAGCTCGAGGCATTTCTTCAAGCCCATCCAAATAGCGAGCTAATACTGAAAAAAACACAGTATCCCGATAGTGCTACTAGCGATAGTGATTTTGCCCTGAAGTGGTCGAGCTTTATAGCAAGCTGGGACCTAAGCCTTAACTATATAAATCAGATCAACGATCTACCAGCTTTTTATAGTCATATAATAAAAAAGGAAAATATATACCACATAGATGTGCAAGCGAAGTATAGTCGTAGCGAAGTAATAGGCGCCAGCGCAAGCACTGCTATTAAAGACCTAAGTATACGGACAGAAATCGCTTACACTAAAAATCAACATTACCAAGCTCGGGTAACTGAATCGAATACAGGGGTCAGCCACAATGATGAAACCGCCTACGTAATTGGACTAGACTGGTTTGGTTTTAAAGACAGCTTAATCAGTGCCCAGTTATTTCAAAAGCATATTCATAACTTTGATAGTAGCATTGCCCAAGCGCAAACAGACAAGAACTACAGCCTTTTACTGAGACGAAGTTGGCTTAATGAGGTCTTAAGTGCCGAAATACTATTTTTGCATAATGATACTGATCAAGATCGCTTAATTCGACCACGCATGGATTACAGCGTAAATGACCAATTAAAGCTATGGTTAGCTGCTGATTACTTTTACGGCCCTGCAGAAGGTGTTTACGGCCAGTACGACCAAAACGATCGAATTCTTACAGGAGCCGAGCTAAGTTTTTAAACTTTTTCCGCTTAAGCTCTCAACGCGCCAATCCGCTCACAAAAGGGAAGCCGTACTAATAATAGGCCTGTGCAGTAGAAGCACATTACCAATAGTGTGCCTTGCTTAAAGCACTCACACACTGGCCTTTATTCTCTAAAGCTTTTAAAGCTCGGCCTTTTAGATTTTGAGCCAACCAGCCCTCTGGCTGTGATAAAGGAAACGGGGCTTTGATCAACTGACTAGAAACCTGTTGAAAACCCACTTTAGAATAAAAGCTTGGGTCACCATAAGTCAGCAGTAACTCAAGCCCCTCTTTACTTAATTGAGCAATACCGTGATTAATAAGAGCCTGGCCCAAACCCTGCCCCTGAGCCTCTGTTAATATCGCCACAGGTGATAAAATAAACGCCTCTATGTCTGTGTTGAAATCGACGCGCGTAAAAAAAATCGAGCCCAACAGTTTAGTCTGATACTCTGCTACAAAACCACGTATATCTTGCTCTGGGCTTGTATCGATCAGCTCACCGACTAGGCTTGCTACCTGCTCACCCTCTTGCTCGCCCTCAGCGTCTGAAAAACTACGTCTAAATATTTTGGATATTTCTTCAACACTAAAGTGAGTATGTGACTTAAATTCCATATCCTCCCCTTCACCAATCTAAGCAACAGGCCATAAACTCACAGCTTATGGCAAACTGGCCAACATTAAAATTAAAACCGAGCAAGCATATAAGAAAATAGCTTTTTCAGAAATGACACTACCAATACAAATACTTTAAAGCTAAATTAATATACCGCCATCAATAGTATGACTGGCAAGCTCATTAAAAATTCAGCCATGCGGTACAACAAGCTTGCCCATAATCAAATAACTGCCGTAACTTAGCTTTAAAGTAAACTTTTCATACACCTCGCCTGAGAACCTTCACCATGTATAAAGCCATTCAAGTTAAGCAAAAAGGGCCTAAGTCTTGCGCCTTAGTCAATTTAAAGGAGCGTGAACTTGAAGAAAACGAAGTGCGTGTTGCTATCAGCTACTCGACCCTTAACTACAAAGATGCTCTGGCCATTACTGGCACTGCCCCGATTCTTAAAAACTACCCGATGGTGCCAGGTATTGATCTTGTCGGCACAGTCACCGAAACTAGAAGTGAACTCTACCAAGTAGACGACGCAGTACTATTAAACGGCTGGGGCGTAGGTGAACGCTGCGACGGCGGACTTGCTGAGCAGGCATGTATTCAAGCGGATTCCTTAATCCCTCTTCCTCAAGGAATCTCGGCTAAAGACAGTATGAGCCTAGGCACCGCAGGTTATACTGCCATGCTTTGCATTCAAGCATTAGAAGAGCACGGCATTGAAGTTGGGCAAAAAATCCTAGTCAGCGGCGCCAGTGGTGGCGTAGGTAGTATCGCGACCTATATATTGGCCAAACGCGGCTACCATGTTGTTGCCTCAACAGGAAAAATAGCCGATAGCCAATTTTTATTCGACTTAGGCGCCGCCGAAATCATAGACAGAAATGAGCTGAGCCAAGCAGCCAAGCCACTGCAAAAAGAGCGCTGGCATGCCGCTATTGATGTGGCAGGCAGCCATACTCTGGTAAATATTTGCGCCTCCTTACACTATGGCGGAGCAGTAGCTGCTTGTGGTTTAGCACAAGGCATGGACTTCCCAGCCACGGTAGCACCGTTTATCTTACGGGGTATTAGCCTCTTAGGTATCGACAGTGTTTACCAAAAGAAAGACAAACGCATTAAAGCTTGGCAGGCCTTGGCTCAAGAAATAGAGCCTGAGCTATTAGAGAAAATCACGACTGAAGTCAGCCTTAACGACTGCATAGAGCAATCAGAACAACTCTTAGGGGGGAAAATCAAAGGCCGTGTTGTAGTCAAATTAAGCTCTTAATAGTAGGTGTATTAAAACTCACTTGAACAGATAAAAGCTCAAGCGCTGTAGATTACAGCGCTTGAGCTTTAAACAAGGTGATATAAGAGCCAGCCTTTGCCTCCAAAGCACCATCATTGTCCAGTCGCTGCTCTACACTTAAGCCCCGATGACAAAACGCATCAACATGCTCTGGTGTTAGCAACCAAGGGGGGCCATTTTCAAACTGACGCTCCTCATTACTGACCTCAGCAATAACCAACAAATGCCCCCCTTCCGCTACAAAAGCGGCAATATTATCAATGAGCTGCGCTTCATATTTAGGAGGCAGCGCCTGCACAGTGTAAATCTCTAAGACAAAGTCAAAAGCTTTGTGCCACTGGCTTAATTCCGCAAGTAAATCAGCCTGAATAAACTCCACTTTTGACTCTGGAAAGCGCTTCTTACATAGATTGATTGCTGTTTCAGACACATCAAAAGCAGTAACGCTAAAACCTCGTTGCTCGAGCTCAATTGCATCATCCCCTAAACCACAACCAACGACCAAGGCACTTTTATCCTTGCCTTGCAGCTCATTAGCCTCTAACCAGTGCTTAAATAAAGGCTGGGTGCTCATATTAGCCCACGGAACACCTTCACCATCAATATTGGCCTTTGCATACAGTGGCTCAAACCAATCCGCCGGCTTGTCTTCGTTGATAGAAAACTGAAGTTTAGGGTCCTTAGCGGCCTCCTCTGCCAACTTAGCCCTCTCTGCTTTACTGATATAACGCGGCTTGTTTTTAGGCGCCAACTTGGCATTTGCCTTTTTTGCTCGAGCCTTCAAAATCTGATTTCCCTTTTTACGACGATTCATAGTTTTTACCAAAAAAATAAGACGGCCACTCATATGCGCTAAGCCAATATAGCTAGAGCCAGTTTAAAGTTCTTTATGGTGGCCATCTAGCCCCGAAGCCCACTTCTAAAATAAATGACAAGCAACAAGCCATGCCACAAAAAATGACAACAAGCGCACAAATAAAGGGCAAAAATAATGCTTCGTATCAGGTTGACAGTAATTGTGATATACTTTAGGGATTAGTTCGATGCGTAGCCATGTGTAAGCACATACAACAACGGCCCGCGCTTGATCCCTACGGATCTTATGAACGCCCAACAAACAAGAGCAGCACGCTCAAGCTTAGCAACATTAAGTGAAATGCAGTGCTCTAGCTATGCCCGATTTAACCTCAATTTCCATCCTTCTATATTTTGCTCTCTTAATTTTCATTGGCGTTTACGCCATGAAAAAGTCGACCGCCGATAACAGCGAATACTTACTAGGCGGCCGAAAAGTAAGTGCCAAGGTCACGGCTTTATCTGCTGGTGCTTCCGATATGAGTGGCTGGATGTTAATGGGGCTGCCCGGCGCAGCTTTTGTTAGCGGCCTCGAAAATATCTGGCTTGCCGCAGGTTTAGTTCTTGGCGCTTATCTCAATTATCAATTTGTTGCACCCCGCCTGAGAGTATTCACCGAGCTTGCAGATAACGCACTCACCATCCCCGAATTTTTCTCTAAGCGCTTTGCCTTGGACAAAGGTAGTATCCGCCTAATTTCGGCCATCATTATTATTTTATTTTTCACCGTCTATACCGCATCAGGCCTTGTTGCAGGTGGAAAACTATTTGAGTCTGCCTTTGGCATTCACTATGCCTGGGGCATTGCTGCAACTGTTGCTGTGGTAGTTGTATACACCGTTTTAGGTGGTTTTTTAGCAGTGAGCCTTACAGACTTTATTCAAGGCTTAATCATGCTGATAGCTTTGATCGCTGTGCCTATTGTTTGCTTTACCCAGCTAGACAGCCAACAAGCAGTGGCTTTTACAGGCGCCCTAAACTTAAGCTTGGGTAATATAGAGTTAATTACCGCATTAAGCCTAATGACATGGGGCTTAGGCTACTTTGGCCAGCCGCATATTATTGTGCGCTTTATGGCAATTAAATCTCATACCGAGCTGCCACAAGCGCGAAGAATTGGTCTATCGTGGATGATTATTTCCATAGCCGGTGCTTTAGCAACGGGCTTAGTCGGGGCCAGCTATATCACCCAGACACAAATAAACATTAAAGATCCAGAAACGATCTTTATCTTTTTATCTCAACATTTATTCCACCCTTTTATTGCCGGTTGGTTTTTAGCTGCAATACTCGCGGCGATTATGAGCACAATATCTTCACAACTGCTTGTTTCATCTAGTTCACTGGTCGAAGATATTTATAAAAGTTACACCAATAAACAACCCAGTGATAAAGAGCTATTAATCGCAAGCCGCACCTGCGTGATTGCCGTCGCCGTAGTCGCATCACTAATTGCACTAGACAGCACCAGCAGTGTGCTTAGCCTAGTAGCGAATGCTTGGGCGGGTTTTGGTGCGGCTTTTGGCCCATTAATACTGCTTAGTTTGTGGTGGAAAAAACTCAGCCACAGTGGCGCTGTAGCTGGAGTATTAGTTGGTGCACTGACCGTTATTATTTGGGCTTATGTGCCCTTAGCTGAAGGTAAAACACTTAATAGCTACTTCTATGAGTTGCTACCTGGCTTCATAGCGAGCACCTTAGCCATTATTGTTGTCAGTTTAAAAACCAAGCAGCCCGATACACAAGCCATTACCTGGTTTGAAGCAAGCATTAAAAAACTAACAAGCTCTTAGCCAGGCAGGAGAATCACATGGCCACTAGTAAGTGGAAACGCATTGTTATTAAAGTTGGCAGCGCATTAATCGCTCCCAACCGTGACGGCTGCAGTCGTCAGTATTTATTAAGCATTGCGAACTTCATCGTGCGCTGCCGTATATCAGGCATACAAACTGTATTGGTCTCCTCTGGCTCTGTAGCTGCTGGCTCCCACTTATTTAAAGACGCCGACACCTCATCGATGACTGTCAAAAAAGCGATGGCTGCAGCGGGCCAAACTGAAATGATGGCAACCTGGGATAAGCTATTTGATTTTAGCACTGCACAAGTTTTATTAACTCACGCAGACTTAAGAAATAGATACCGATACTGCAGTGTAAGAGACACACTTGAAGCCTTGCTTGAAGGCGGTATCTTACCCATCGTTAATGAAAACGATACCGTAACAACGGATAAATTAAAGGTAGGTGATAACGATAATTTAGCAGCTATGGTCGCAACAGCAGCTAATGCGGACGCCTTAATTATCTGCTCGGATATTAATGGCCTCTACACTGCCAATCCACACAAAGAAAAAGATGCCAAATTAATTCCAAACGTCTATGAAATCGACCAAAGTATTTACAATATGGCTGGCGGTGCAACCAGCAGTGTTGGCACTGGTGGCATGAAAACTAAAATCGAAGCTGCTGAAAAAGCCGTCAGCCACGGTATCGACACCTATATTGTTGATGGTTTTAATGAAAACAGCTTTAACCAATTATTAGCAGGCGAAAACCCTGGCACTCGGTTTCATCCTCATAGCTCACCTATGCAGGATCGTGCTCACTGGATGAAACACACCACTAAAGAACAGGGTGAACTCATTGTTGAAGATAGCTTTGCTATCGATTCAGAATCAGAAGAAGAACTTTTGGTGCCTCAAGATCTTGTTGACGTAACAGGAGAATTCTCTGTAGGCGACGTAGTATTACTGAAGAAAGAGAATGGTGAAGAGCTTGCCAAAGTAAAAACCAACTATAGCAGCTGTCTACTAAACTTTGTTGCTACACAAGATAATGAACACATATCTCAGCAATTAGACGATACAGAAGAACCTCTTATTTCTGAAAAATACATTTCAGTTATGGATAAAAATACAGAAAATAAAAACACCAAGAATAAGTAATATTATCAACACATTTAAAACTAGCCGAACACACATAGATTGCGCCCGGCTAGTATTAGTTATTTACGCAAACTAAGTATTCGGCGCTTTAATACTCTTAAAGAAAACAAGAGCAACATAACGAAGATAACATCCTTAGCTAATGACCCTGCACCCTCTTCAATTTCCACTGAAGGGCTTTCAAGGTCTTCTGGCTCTTCCTTATTAGCGATATCTGTTAACTCGAAACCTTGTAAAGTCACACTCGTCACATAGCCACCCTCATCAGGAAACTGTATGGCAATGCGGTTACTCTCTGCCAGTAAACTTACATCAAGAGGTATCTCTAGCATGCCAAAAAATTCAGCGCGATTAACTTGATCATCACCAGCAATTTCAAGGGGGGCATCAACCATAGTTCCATTAATCGATACTAATGGCTGTTTAGATAAAGAATGTGAACGACTAAAACTTAACCTTAATATTGCATCACGCCACATATCCACCTGCAAACCATCAATATTAAACTCAAGCGCCCCTTCAGCCACGATAGGCTGAAGATATTTGTCTGCATAATACTGTTTTTCATCAATCCGATCTGACAACTCAATAGCAGTATGTGTCTCGTATTCAACAATAAGCGTTGCTTCAGGCTCTAATACAAACTGCTCTGGTAATACTGACAACTGGCTTTCTTTAAGGACGGGTTTATTTATATTAGTATCCAAGTATAAATTCTTGATTTTTATACTTTTCAAATTATCTTGTGTTATACCTTTTACACTTAGATTAACTACTTCTTGATCATAATTAAGGTTATTCAAAATCACGTAACTTTTATCGTCATCAACATAGGAGTCCACAAGTACATCAGGGTCGCTTGCCTGTGTCTCGACACGAATACCATTAACATCAGACCAAAGCTCATAAAATTTAATCAGCTCAGTAAAAACCCAATCGTCCCCCTCTTCACCCGGCATTTCATGTGCTTGTCGCATTAAACGCCAGTCATAAGGGGTACCGGGGGAAACAGGGTCTTGATACCAAGTTGCTTTCATTAAACTAAAAGGGATAGCTTTTAATATATCATTAGGGCGAGCCATAAATTGCAGCATCATTGGGCTAAACCCTTTCATCAAATGCCAGTCTCGCTCAGGTGTCCAGCTTCCAGAGGACTCTCCAATAGAATCGCGCCCACCGTATTCAGATATCACATAGGGCTTAGTTTCACCTATCGCTAACATACTGTATTGCTCAACCATATCGAAAGTAGCCTCTAAGCGACTGCCTTTAAAATTTTCTTCTCCTTCAAGAGGTTGGGAATTAATATCGTAGCGATTATGAAAGTCATAAAAATGTATTGAGAAAAAATCCATTTTCTCTGCGCTAATATCAACAAATGGTTTCATCATAAACTCCCATCCCTGGAAATCATTAAAATCAAAGACCGGAAAAGCTGCAGTATAACCACCAACTAATATATCGCTTTCATGTGAACGAATTTCGTCAGCAATCTCATTATGGAATTCAAAAATTCGTTCAGGAGGCTCAGATTCAGCCCCTCTAAATGGCGCTCGTATCGTTAGTTCAAGAATAGGTTCATTAATCACCTCAAAGAGCTTGGGCCTAGGAGATCCCTCACTGGGAAGCTGATCATCATCACGATAAAACTCATTAAAATAGCTAGCTGTAAATTCACCCAAAGCTTTAGATCCAGAAATAGCCCACGGGCTTTTTCCACTTTCCTCAGCAGGGGATGTAGACGTGTCATACCAATAATTAAACCACTGCCCTCCAATCATCACGTCTTGGCGATTATCGTATTTATGCCAACGCTCTAAACGCTCACCATAAACTTCTGTACGTTGGCGCTGCCCTTCCGTAACAATCCAGTTAGGATCGACAAAGCCTGCGCGATTCATATCTTCGTCAGCCTGGTCTAAATTATACCGAAGGTGACCATTATCCCTTCCGAAATACGCATCAAGATCGCTCAATAAATAATCAAGCTTATCATCTTCACCATCCCAGTCGCCCTCCAATAAAGATGAGTGCACAGTAACAAATTTGCTTCGATCAAATTCCGATACACCGCCGACACGATGCTCGGTATTCAAATACACATCCACGTCCGTATCCGCGTACGAAACAGCACTGCTGAACGACAGGTATACAGCGAGTGAAACAAGAGGTTTATGATGTTTGTTCATATTCTCGGCCCTAATAGTGAGTTGGTATAGCTTTGCTTTTGCCGCTTTAAACAAAAACAATTGAGTGGGCCGGAGCTTAAATAGCAAGAGGAAAATACAAACTGTATTCTTTATAAATTAAATCTAAAATTATT containing:
- a CDS encoding DUF1302 family protein codes for the protein MPQARNLKDYLYILIAFALFPSKQVASKELETATHLSYRAAINTAHGQSGPQLSQLQLTQELGSQPLKNMKFFTSLRLRHNGIEGIGLNYADKNAYSDISRPWGKNNYEAELRELYIEYGLGKHYVTIGKQQVVWGKSDGLKLLDIINPQRFSEFILEDFDESRIPTWTLNYEYQFNNNQLQLLWIPDTSVHSLPKIGAENKARYEITAPRYYPQLEAFLQAHPNSELILKKTQYPDSATSDSDFALKWSSFIASWDLSLNYINQINDLPAFYSHIIKKENIYHIDVQAKYSRSEVIGASASTAIKDLSIRTEIAYTKNQHYQARVTESNTGVSHNDETAYVIGLDWFGFKDSLISAQLFQKHIHNFDSSIAQAQTDKNYSLLLRRSWLNEVLSAEILFLHNDTDQDRLIRPRMDYSVNDQLKLWLAADYFYGPAEGVYGQYDQNDRILTGAELSF
- the putP gene encoding sodium/proline symporter PutP is translated as MPDLTSISILLYFALLIFIGVYAMKKSTADNSEYLLGGRKVSAKVTALSAGASDMSGWMLMGLPGAAFVSGLENIWLAAGLVLGAYLNYQFVAPRLRVFTELADNALTIPEFFSKRFALDKGSIRLISAIIIILFFTVYTASGLVAGGKLFESAFGIHYAWGIAATVAVVVVYTVLGGFLAVSLTDFIQGLIMLIALIAVPIVCFTQLDSQQAVAFTGALNLSLGNIELITALSLMTWGLGYFGQPHIIVRFMAIKSHTELPQARRIGLSWMIISIAGALATGLVGASYITQTQINIKDPETIFIFLSQHLFHPFIAGWFLAAILAAIMSTISSQLLVSSSSLVEDIYKSYTNKQPSDKELLIASRTCVIAVAVVASLIALDSTSSVLSLVANAWAGFGAAFGPLILLSLWWKKLSHSGAVAGVLVGALTVIIWAYVPLAEGKTLNSYFYELLPGFIASTLAIIVVSLKTKQPDTQAITWFEASIKKLTSS
- a CDS encoding DUF2986 domain-containing protein, with the translated sequence MNRRKKGNQILKARAKKANAKLAPKNKPRYISKAERAKLAEEAAKDPKLQFSINEDKPADWFEPLYAKANIDGEGVPWANMSTQPLFKHWLEANELQGKDKSALVVGCGLGDDAIELEQRGFSVTAFDVSETAINLCKKRFPESKVEFIQADLLAELSQWHKAFDFVLEIYTVQALPPKYEAQLIDNIAAFVAEGGHLLVIAEVSNEERQFENGPPWLLTPEHVDAFCHRGLSVEQRLDNDGALEAKAGSYITLFKAQAL
- the proB gene encoding glutamate 5-kinase, which encodes MATSKWKRIVIKVGSALIAPNRDGCSRQYLLSIANFIVRCRISGIQTVLVSSGSVAAGSHLFKDADTSSMTVKKAMAAAGQTEMMATWDKLFDFSTAQVLLTHADLRNRYRYCSVRDTLEALLEGGILPIVNENDTVTTDKLKVGDNDNLAAMVATAANADALIICSDINGLYTANPHKEKDAKLIPNVYEIDQSIYNMAGGATSSVGTGGMKTKIEAAEKAVSHGIDTYIVDGFNENSFNQLLAGENPGTRFHPHSSPMQDRAHWMKHTTKEQGELIVEDSFAIDSESEEELLVPQDLVDVTGEFSVGDVVLLKKENGEELAKVKTNYSSCLLNFVATQDNEHISQQLDDTEEPLISEKYISVMDKNTENKNTKNK
- a CDS encoding GNAT family N-acetyltransferase; translated protein: MEFKSHTHFSVEEISKIFRRSFSDAEGEQEGEQVASLVGELIDTSPEQDIRGFVAEYQTKLLGSIFFTRVDFNTDIEAFILSPVAILTEAQGQGLGQALINHGIAQLSKEGLELLLTYGDPSFYSKVGFQQVSSQLIKAPFPLSQPEGWLAQNLKGRALKALENKGQCVSALSKAHYW
- a CDS encoding RND family transporter is translated as MDIPSSQAERFFYRISLRPKTYLITGLAFILLCASFFLQLRIDPRAESFLPDDSPALLYRNKVEKTFGLNDPMVIAIKSNHPNGVFNASTLALVEQLTDQLEAMPELDSERLVSLATQDAVYGNSEGMVVSPFFEHAPTDKESIQAVRKRVMDFPLYVGSLVSRDESMTLIVTELLNEDDAPAVYEQLLELSENSSLKDFEQVYVAGDGAVSGYLVSYINADAARLVPISVIIITLLCIAAFRTLQGVVLPTLVIVASTTSAIGVMAAMGDPIYVITTSMPILLVGIAVADSIHILSEYYEQQKQHPNWSQQQLVVRALSRMWRPVLLTTLTSMIGFLGVYASSYMPPMQSFGLYSMLGLAVAGIFSLIVVPATQMLFIKKNSPMFSPSNNEEKHDYFSTLMASLGNRVLKHTKVVLSLAALIITFGIWGALQLDVNESWIDNFRSTEKISLADSAINQAMDGSNNLDIVIETSNNEDLFKPENLKRIEALQAFLETQSGVGGTTSIVDYLKQMHRSLNENKNDFYTLPNDETLISQYFLLYSANGDPAEFEEEIDYDYRLALIRAQLNSGRYQDFKPVVENVQHYIDTQFNNEHIKASLSGRIYVDYEWLNNLLGSHYKGVLFALALVWLLACLSFRSIQMGSLALVPVLLSTLAIYAFMGFTGITLAVGTTMTAAIGLGIGIDFSIHTLDRIKLLIKEQGIQPDKALAMIYPSTGRALLFNFFAVFVGFGVLGLSHVPPLSKLGILIAFAVLVSFISSMTVLPALVKLLKPSHLGFIQIANKKHTASENEKPLTTGAK
- a CDS encoding outer membrane lipoprotein-sorting protein, which encodes MKAYLLTSLFLLCSHSAISGELPSGDQIAKNINARNEGESVSRLLTMSMTDKRGKTRTRETRAFRQYSGEDKHTAIFYLSPSNIKGTAFLTYDYNDLNKDDDQWLYLPAARRVRRISASDRGDYFLGTDFTYEEIKLETRVSMLDYDRQSLRIDTINGTECVVVESTVKNKKIAKELGISRREDCVDHKIWMVIKSTQWGINGHLLKTIYFKEIYKVDDIWTAHKIEVENHKTKHQTVFTFSDVNYSAPLDKNLFTQTSLRRGI
- a CDS encoding MDR family oxidoreductase, which codes for MYKAIQVKQKGPKSCALVNLKERELEENEVRVAISYSTLNYKDALAITGTAPILKNYPMVPGIDLVGTVTETRSELYQVDDAVLLNGWGVGERCDGGLAEQACIQADSLIPLPQGISAKDSMSLGTAGYTAMLCIQALEEHGIEVGQKILVSGASGGVGSIATYILAKRGYHVVASTGKIADSQFLFDLGAAEIIDRNELSQAAKPLQKERWHAAIDVAGSHTLVNICASLHYGGAVAACGLAQGMDFPATVAPFILRGISLLGIDSVYQKKDKRIKAWQALAQEIEPELLEKITTEVSLNDCIEQSEQLLGGKIKGRVVVKLSS